The following coding sequences are from one Dreissena polymorpha isolate Duluth1 chromosome 8, UMN_Dpol_1.0, whole genome shotgun sequence window:
- the LOC127841334 gene encoding sushi, von Willebrand factor type A, EGF and pentraxin domain-containing protein 1-like isoform X2, whose amino-acid sequence MFKCYKHVLFMKKKLNYFQGGGGDDDPPPNHPPYIRTPGVLKQSSPIFAKSGETSAEVSWTEPAIYDNDEGRFLPITVSPNNVRSGGRFSEGGHTIFFSATDSGGLAVQTSLYFEVKVIRCGYAPTLSNGYLSCGSGGTLGSVCTVLCEQGYLSSQSASLVCSETGSWSGGQPRCDPVKCGPTPRVKHGEVRCTTGNSVYGSYCQLVCLPGYSASGISLVSCNSNGQWSEPSTCVDTQPPHFINGECPTNIQVPIDSPNNTAAVFWDVPKGTDNSNENVTIMEMHGYRPGQRLNVGVTRVTYTINDSSNNVGGNCSFLVQVQSISCKPPYITTRGQENLRYDCPNLYTYGAQCTLSCIGGYPLEGATQIRCLKDRNDNIDWLWNKDDMKPFCKETNCTQLREPRNGAMSCSAWTYGQMCIMQCQKGYDVPASTYGEFVCGKSDGNWRPNDHVPDCSATVYPHNMHLPSDFYYYTDKCNSSAENLLEIQENFVMALSASRFLEYCRNNPDCQAKYVRVSCGPTSSRRKRDIHRNPRPERFAYIVEFEIILPLNIVDDETKQEAIARTEEKLSGVSRNIRRAAMDGLFDIPGLRVENDSVEVGLPIIQCPNGMVPRPTENTCVGCPVGQFMSNITDRCEVCPIGGYQNMPNSVVCKTCPLASNTTSNASTGITQCRAYCPPGEYSPTGLSPCAKCPSDSYQDSAMSRGCQSCPSGTRTPAEGATSKSSCIAYDVQISSALTVETNATASELTLTTWLLLRINQSQHFSVITSSGAHSLVLTFAPTLSLRILGLPICQTGIAVKAMKWTYLALVIDHNNVAVFINGNEVCRNATNLPTRNNIVTSTDSFHFAGDVQLSNTKIALRSSTREEIKQWSTTCASYATAEYNIDALVKTTGARVIIPSMCDAIDECMSNPCGPYDCVNTIGDFHCRCSNGYTGRQCQFPPNFCTANECENGARCINGVSNYTCACTYGFQGQLCEKKAVDGNWSSWADWSACSSTCGGGFKRRSRSCDNPPPDPEGTMCPGESVTTEVCNNKTCPECIQLRRSPGVIVNCNDTVDILRCTISCTQGLYFAMPHLPVYECGLATGYVWNHQSEKNPTATLPSCSEVEPPSNTDLGFVAHYDLTCSDKNVQALRNQVDVKIRELGCVRENTCTINVKSEECNTSTPHGVTIKIEMKPNSEDGIHQYNKTSDSVNTYVEHIIDLDKAAQHIANQSHDFFQVTLDEKQYNVNPGASGLGVVSSMNCPTGSVRLDMFCAQCPVGTYSDGGAIILCPVGYYQDETGQTECKKCPAGHTTFGIGSLKLADCINDYNVHAGNKETSEKESTKFVVHVYSEGSSDTTAIALGVSGAVLLLILSSIVCLFMYRRKANGTPTLGEVSCQLICRFRNGRSSKPI is encoded by the exons taATTCGATGTGGTTACGCACCTACATTAAGCAATGGCTATTTGAGTTGTGGTTCAGGAGGCACACTTGGCTCCGTGTGTACAGTACTCTGTGAACAAGGCTATTTGTCATCACAATCTGCGTCACTGGTTTGCTCAGAAACAGGATCGTGGTCAGGAGGTCAACCTCGATGTGACC cTGTTAAGTGTGGACCAACACCAAGAGTAAAACACGGTGAAGTCAGGTGCACTACTGGAAATTCGGTCTATGGAAGTTATTGCCAACTCGTGTGTTTACCTGGATATTCTGCGAGCGGAATCAGTCTTGTGAGTTGTAACAGTAATGGACAGTGGAGCGAACCATCAACGTGCGTCG ACACGCAACCGCCGCATTTTATCAATGGCGAGTGTCCAACCAATATTCAAGTACCGATCGATTCTCCCAACAATACCGCCGCAGTTTTCTGGGACGTACCTAAGGGGACAGATAACTCCAACGAGAATGTTACCATAATGGAAATGCACGGATATAGGCCAGGACAGCGTTTAAACGTTGGTGTAACGCGAGTGACGTATACAATAAATGATTCGTCAAATAACGTCGGTGGAAATTGTTCCTTTCTTGTACAAGTCCAAT CCATAAGTTGCAAACCTCCATATATTACAACACGTGGCCAAGAAAATTTACGGTACGATTGTCCCAACCTGTATACGTATGGAGCACAGTGCACTCTGTCCTGCATAGGCGGATATCCGCTAGAGGGAGCCACTCAAATCCGCTGTTTGAAAGATAGGAACGATAACATTGACTGGCTGTGGAATAAAGACGACATGAAACCGTTCTGCAAAG AAACAAATTGCACACAACTCCGAGAACCCAGAAATGGCGCAATGTCCTGCAGTGCATGGACCTACGGACAGATGTGTATTATGCAGTGCCAGAAAGGGTATGACGTTCCTGCAAGCACCTACGGGGAATTCGTATGTGGGAAATCAGATGGAAATTGGAGGCCGAACGATCATGTTCCTGACTGTTCTG CGACAGTCTACCCTCATAATATGCATCTTCCTTctgacttctactactacacggACAAATGCAATTCTTCAGCCGAAAATTTATTAGAAATACAAGAAAACTTCGTTATGGCCCTAAGCGCATCAAGATTTTTGGAATACTGTCGTAATAACCCAGATTGCCAAGCAAAGTATGTAAGGGTCTCATGTGGACCAACTTCGTCGAGAAGGAAACGAGACATCCATAGAAACCCGAGACCGGAACGCTTCGCGTATATTGTTGAGTTTGAAATAATCTTACCCCTGAATATTGTTGATGACGAAACCAAACAAGAAGCAATTGCCAGAACTGAGGAAAAGTTGAGTGGAGTTTCAAGAAATATTAGGAGAGCAGCAATGGATGGCTTATTCGATATACCCGGGCTGCGTGTGGAAAATGATTCTGTTGAAGTCGGTTTGCCAATAATACAATGTCCAAATGGAATGGTACCACGACCGACTGAAAATACGTGTG TGGGTTGTCCGGTTGGTCAGTTTATGTCAAATATAACAGACAGATGTGAAGTTTGCCCCATTGGTGGTTATCAAAATATGCCGAACAGCGTCGTCTGTAAAACCTGTCCGCTTGCCAGTAACACCACTTCCAACGCATCGACTGGGATCACACAATGTAGAG CATATTGTCCTCCCGGTGAATATTCTCCTACCGGATTGTCGCCTTGTGCAAAATGTCCCAGCGACTCCTACCAAGATTCTGCAATGTCCAGGGGATGCCAGTCATGCCCATCTGGGACACGTACACCTGCAGAAGGGGCGACATCGAAATCAAGTTGTATAG CTTATGATGTTCAGATTTCAAGTGCTTTGACGGTCGAGACAAACGCTACAGCTAGTGAACTTACCTTAACAACATGGCTTTTACTCAGAATAAATCAGTCGCAACACTTTTCTGTGATCACCTCGTCTGGTGCCCATAGCCTTGTATTAACTTTCGCACCAACGTTATCGTTGCGCATTTTAGG TCTTCCTATCTGTCAAACTGGCATCGCTGTTAAAGCTATGAAGTGGACTTACCTGGCCCTGGTAATTGACCACAACAATGTGGCGGTCTTCATAAACGGCAATGAAGTATGTAGAAATGCAACGAACCTACCTACTAGAAATAATATTGTGACTTCAACGGACTCCTTTCACTTTGCTGGAG ATGTCCAGTTGTCAAACACGAAAATCGCCCTCCGAAGCTCAACTCGTGAAGAGATCAAGCAATGGTCAACAACATGCGCATCATATGCGACGGCAGAATATAACATTGATGCACTTGTGAAGACCACAGGGGCCCGAGTTATAATACCATCGATGTGTGACG CTATAGACGAATGCATGAGCAATCCGTGTGGTCCGTACGACTGTGTTAATACCATCGGAGATTTTCACTGTCGCTGCAg CAATGGTTACACCGGGCGTCAGTGTCAGTTTCCTCCGAATTTCTGCACAGCAAATGAATGTGAGAACGGAGCTAGATGTATTAATGGTGTGTCTAATTATACATGTGCTTGCACCTACGGTTTCCAAGGACAGTTATGTGAGAAAAAGGCTG TTGATGGCAACTGGTCATCTTGGGCGGATTGGTCCGCTTGTTCGTCGACATGTGGCGGTGGATTTAAGAGGAGATCCCGGTCGTGTGACAATCCACCGCCTGATCCAGAAGGGACAATGTGCCCAGGAGAGTCTGTGACGACAGAAGTTTGCAATAATAAAACCTGTCCAG AATGCATACAACTACGGCGATCACCTGGTGTCATTGTGAACTGCAATGATACCGTTGATATACTTCGTTGCACCATATCGTGTACGCAAG GTTTGTACTTTGCAATGCCTCATCTACCGGTATACGAGTGTGGTCTTGCAACAGGGTATGTTTGGAATCaccaatcagaaaaaaatccaacAGCAACCCTTCCGTCTTGTTCTG AAGTAGAACCACCTTCGAATACGGATCTTGGTTTCGTGGCCCACTACGACTTAACTTGCAGTGACAAGAACGTTCAGGCACTGAGGAATCAAGTAGATGTGAAAATCAGAGAGCTAGGTTGTGTGCGAGAGAATACATGCACGATAAATGTGAAGTCTGAGGAATGTAATACTTCGACGCCTCATGGCGTAACCATAAAAATCGAAATGAAACCAAACAGCGAAGACGGTATTCATCAATACAATA AAACATCGGACAGCGTAAATACATATGTGGAACATATAATTGATCTCGACAAAGCAGCCCAGCACATCGCAAACCAATCACACGATTTCTTCCAAGTGACCCTCGACGAAAAGCAATACAATGTCAATCCCGGTGCTTCAGGCCTAGGCGTTGTATCATCCATGAATTGCCCAACAGGATCAGTGAGACTCGATATGTTTTGCG CTCAATGTCCTGTTGGAACATATTCGGACGGAGGAGCAATCATCTTGTGTCCTGTGGGGTATTATCAGGACGAGACCGGACAGACAGAATGCAAGAAATGTCCAGCTGGGCACACGACTTTTGGAATAGGATCTCTGAAATTGGCTGATTGCATAA ACGATTACAACGTCCATGCAGGCAATAAGGAAACGTCAGAGAAGGAGTCAACTAAATTCGTTGTTCATGTATACTCTGAAG GGAGTTCCGATACAACGGCGATTGCACTTGGTGTTTCCGGTGCAGTGTTACTGCTAATTTTGTCCTCCATTGTTTGCCTATTTATGTATCGACGGAAGGCAAACGG AACACCTACTTTGGGCGAGGTCAGCTGTCAGCTGATTTGCAGATTCCGGAATGGTCGCTCATCAAAACCAATATAG